In Levilactobacillus brevis, the genomic window GGAATACCCGCAGATTCCGCCTAAAGTTGAGTACAGCCTCACGCCTCTGGGCGAATCACTCATCCCCGTGATGGCGGAACTGTGCAACTGGGGCGAGACCCAACAAAAATCCTAACTGTGCAAGCCGGTACCGAAGACATCCACTTTCTCCCCGGTACCCGCACGATTGACCCCACTACCAGAAAGCAGTATCAGGCCGCGCTAGATCAGACCAATAACCGCCAACGCTTAATTACCTTACCCGACTAGCTAAAAATGACCAGACCCGTGACTATCCGGACTTGGTCATTCTTAAATCAATCAACTATTTTTTTCGTGGTAACACTTGAATCGTGGCTCCGGTCGGCGCCGCAGAGATCATTCTGGCAAGCGACGAATCACCCGGATATTTCCGCTGATATGCTGCCGTAATGGTCTGCAAGAGTTGGTCGTCCATAACTGGTCGAAAGTCGGCCGCAAAGGATTGATCAGCCAACTTGATCTCGCCCATCCCTTGGGTGACGGCCGCCTGATACCACTTGGTCTTTTGGCCATTCCACCCCCGTGAATAGACGCGGCCATCGACGACCACTTCCCAGATGGGAGAAACCTCTTCAAATGTTTTCAAATCCGCGTTATATGGTTCAATCGTTAACGTTTCCGCGGACGTAAACGTCGCGAGTTGTTTCGAATTCCATTGCATCCTTAACATGCCTCCAAAACACTTAATCAATGTAAACCTCATGCGCTAAAAGCTTAAGCCATCGGTGCTTCCCATGATCCCTTCGTATCCACGTGGGTAGCTGCGGCAAGGTCTTCCAGCGTCGTGATATCTTCAGCGGTCAATTTGAGACTTGCCGCCTTGGCCTCACTGGCGATGTACTTCGGCTTGGTGACGCCGATGATGGGCGTCGTCCCCTTAGCCAATGCGTAGGCCGTAGCCACTTCGGCCGCAGATGCCTGATATTTGGCCCCAACCGTATTCAATCCGGCGGTTAAGGCTTCTACCTGTGGCAACACCTGATTGTAGACAGCCGCCCGCATACTCCCCGTTGGCAATGGGTTAGCCACGTTGTAGCGACCGGACAGAACACCTTGTTCCAAGACCATGTAGGCAAAGAAGGTGATATGGTGTTCTCGACAGTAGTCGAGAATGCCGGCCTCTTCGGACGATCGGTAGAGCAGGCTAAAGTGATTTTGTACGGCTGAAATTTGAATCCCCGCCGTGGCTAAGATTTCGTTGGCCCGCTTAATTTGCGCGAGATTGTGGTTAGAAACACCCACGCGTTTGACCTTACCGCTCTTAACTAGTGGAATTAAATCCGGCGTCCATTTCTCAACATCGGCAGGGTTGTGAATCCAGTAAATATCCACGTAGTCCGTCCCCAGCCGCTTCAGGCTACCATCCAGCATGTCAGCCATCTCGTGTGCCCCGTCGCCGGCCATTTGCGGCGTGAACTTCGTTGAGAGCTGATAGCTGTCGCGCGGATACTGTCGTAAGACTTCACCTAATAACTTCTCCGACTGACCCGATCCATAAGCAAAGGCCGTGTCCCAAAGATTCAGCCCTGTCTGCATCGCGGCATCTGCGACCGGCTGGAGTTTCTCGGCAGAAAACTGTTCACCAAAGACTTGGCCATCGCTGGTATCGCCCCACGCCCAGGTTCCTAAAGCAATTCGTGTGCTTGTCATGATTCATAACCCCTCTTCGTTTTCAATTGGTTCCGTTATCGGCAATGTATGGATACTGTCGTCCGAAACGATTGGCCTTTATCATAGGTCCTAAGCAGCACAGTGTAAAATACCTATTTTAAATCCCCAACTATTCATTTCATGCATAGTTTATCTGAATAGCGTCGCTTCTTAGGTTTGTGCAACAAAGCTGTTCACCGGAAGGTCAGAAGTCACCACAAATATTGCGTTACCCGTGCGCACAAAAAGGGGCCCGCTCTCAGCTAAGAGAAACTGACCCCTTCAATCGTCTTCACGTATCATGTACAGCACATCCACTTCCGTTACGCTCAGCACCGCACTGCTGGTACGTAATTTTTTAGCAAGATCATCGGTCTACTGAACCCGGTACTTCTGTCCGCGCTTCTGAATATCAATCTGTACACCCACGGGCTTCACTCGCTTGCACCAATTCCGGTGATCGCGACGCTTCTTGAAGACACTCCAGATGAGCATGCAGAACGAAACAACTCCATAGATTAAAAAGAAGAAAACGATCATCACGACAAAATCCATAAAACTCCCCTGTAAAAATTGATTAACGACTTCCATCATCGTGATTCCCCCCCAAAAAGTTTTGACTTAGTCTTCACTTAACCATACCAATTGACTCCCCATCAATGAATACGGTGTAAATAGATCGAATCCGGTTCAGCATCGGCGTCTAAGGTCTCCTTCGCGTTTGCCAGCTTGAGAATCCCAAAATATAATTTTTGATTCCGGCAAACCGGTTGCCGGACCAGCTCTTGATTATCTCCCCGATCAAAAGCCACCACGGCATACTTATCTTTCTGAGCGCCTTGAACGTCCTCGTTCACACACCAAATACGATTGACAGAGGATAACGCCTTGAACGGTTTGACTATCCGTTCTAAATTGCGGACAAATCCTTCTCCCTTAAACGTTGTGCTTAACACAACTGTTTTTCCCCTCACGATTACCCCTCCAAACTAAAGATTACCTCGACTTACGCGTTAAAATTAACACATTTAGGCTGCGTTAGGGAAAGAAAGACTATCGATTAACTTCTATCGTTTACTATCTAAATTAATTATCCGGTTCAGCCTGATGCACCCCAAAGAAGGGCCGTCCACGTCATTTGTGGGCGACCCTTTCTTTTGTCTAAAATCGGTTCTTTGCTGAACCAATAAGTTCCGTTTTGAATTGGAGATAGACTTCTTTGGCCATTCACCTCGACAATGTCGCCATTAAAAAGGCCCAGCAACTCGCCCTGCAAACCGCCGCATTGTTAAAACGCCGTGGTTATCGGAAACATCATCGGCAAATGCCTCGCAATTTCTTCCACCGCGGTCAGCTTCCGCAAAAAGTTGGGTGATCTGGTAGCAAAAAAAGTTCCCATAAATTATCTTATCCAACGGCCAACGCAAAATAACTTCCCCTCTTCTCCCGGCCAAGCCATGGGCGAACAACCTTAAAATTTCGCCAATATCCAACTAGTCACTTAGTAGTTATGCAGGTAATCTTTTGAATATTCAATCATTAGTCAGTTTCAACTTTTGTCTGTTACCAACGACTCGTCCACCTTGCCTTTTTCACATGGTTAACACGTCCCCACATTCAATTCATCACCGTCCTTATCATATCAAGGATTATGCGTTGTTCGCCCACTTGACAAACTAAAATGCAACTGTGAACCTCGCGCCTATAAACATGTTAGTTTGAAGATGGTGTGAGAGAGGTAAATAGATTTTTATCGATAGGAGGTATTATTTATGCAAAAAGTTTGGCATTTTAGTCTCTTTGCCATTGCCTGTTTAATCGGCTTGTTCTTAATTGGCAAGCCTGTTACCGGCGAAGCCAAAGTTATTGAAGGCCACGGCACGAGTGCATCCGAAACCGTAATTACGGATACGAGAGGTAAAGTTCACTCACAGACTGAAGTTTTACCAGAAGCCTCACGTTATTACGTTAAATACAATCTATCCATCGATAATGGCATCAAGATTGCTGACGGCGATCAAATGTTCTTCTACATCCCAGCTAACGTAAAAGTTCCAGAATCGGAAACATTCCCAATGTCCGCGCTGGGTGGCCGGTCATTTGGTAACGCGACCGTTACCAAGGGGTCTCAAGTTGGTGTGATTGTCTTTAACAGCGCCTTCTCTAACCCAATGATTATGCGTCGTGGCTTCATCCGTCTTGACGTTGTGGGTGCCGGCGGTGACGGCGACGAAGAAGACGCACCTGGTGTCGAAGAACCTGGAACCGAGGAGCCTGGCGAAGAACCTTACCCTGAAGAGCCCGGGACTGAAGAACCCGGTACCGAAGAGCCTGGCACTGAAGAGCCTGGCGAAGAACCTTACCCTGAAGAGCCTGGGACTGAAGAACCCGGCACCGAAGAGCCTGGCGAAGAACCCTACCCTGAAGAACCTGGCACCGAAGAGCCCGGCGAAGAACCTTACCCTGAAGAACCTGGCACTGAACAGCCTGGAACCGAACAACCCGGAACTGAAGAACCTGGCGAAGAACCTTATCCCGAAGAACCTGGGACTGAACAACCTGGTACCGAACATCCTAGCACCGAAGTTCCTGGTACTGAATTTCCTGGTACCGAACAACCTGGTACTGAAGCGCCGAGCGTTGACCATCCAAGTCCCGAAGAACCTGGAATCGATGTTCCTAGCACCGAAACGCCTAGCACCACGCATCCTGAAACCACACATTCTGAGACCACTTCACCTGAATCATCTTATTCTGAAAACCCAGAATATGCTCACCACATTTCAACAACCACGCGGCCTGAATATGCTCACCACGTCGCTACGGCAACGCAATCAGAATCTAACGCTTCAGGTGCTATGACCGTAACACGTGCAAGCCAAAATCAGACTTCAATGACGCCGATGCAAAAGCGTGATCAAAACACGACCAAGCCTGTCTACGCTGCCTCAGCACAGTCCAACACTACCGCTGGCAAGCGGGCGGCAACTTTGCCTCAAACTAACGAGAACACCAACCAAGCTTGGGTTGTCTTAGGCTTGGGACTCTTAGTCCTTGCATTGGTAGCTGGTAGCTTGACCGTTGTTGCTGACAAGAAGTCTCACAACAACTAAAATCAAAAAGAATCACGAGCCGCATTGCCCGTGATTCTTTTTGACGCTATACTGAATGACCACAATCATTTCTTCCCTACGTCATAAAAACGGCTAGCTCCCCCAGCGGAGAGTAGCCGTTTCTACCACCTAAATTCTGGACGAAACGTTAACGAAGGAAGACCCGCTTCAGCCGTCCCGTCAGCATCAGCACACAGATAATCGCCAAGATGGTATCCGGGATGACGTAGAGGCTGTTATAAATCAACGAATACAGCCAGACCGGTTGGCCCTTAGGCGCATACGAGGTGTAGAACGCAATCCCCGCTAGCGTGTGGAAGAGGAGTCGTAGAACCCCCTGGAAAATAACCCGGCTAGGCCAATCGACCCGTACGCCAAGAGATAATCACAGACCACCTGAAGTGGGGCCACGAAGAAACCGCCGAACATAAAGGTGATGGCCCCGGTGACTACCCCACAGAAGATACCGGGACCCACGCCCTGCTTCAGCGAAATAATCAGAATAGGCGCCATGACCAGCGAGATGGACCCACCCTGCGGCGCTCGGAAAATAATGATGTAACTCAGAATAATTGCTAAGGCCGAAAAAAGCGCCGTTTCTGTCAGTGCCTTGGGTTTCAAGATGGTACCTCCTCAAAAGCTAAGATAATTTCATTATACTGCAAAATCATCGCCTTTTTAGACGAAGGTTGTCTTGCGCTAGAATTTAAGGACTAGCCGTCATCAAACATGAGTAAGTCCGATAATTTTCCATCAAAAAAACGACCCTACGTGTGCCGTAGGATCGTTGTTGCTTGTTCACTACTCTCAGCCTAATTTCGGTCATACGCCCAGACGGCTAACGGCGCAAAGACCACCACAATCCCGGCACCGGCCGCCAGGACTACCAATGCTTCCGGCGTCCAGCCACCC contains:
- a CDS encoding DUF2255 family protein; the protein is MQWNSKQLATFTSAETLTIEPYNADLKTFEEVSPIWEVVVDGRVYSRGWNGQKTKWYQAAVTQGMGEIKLADQSFAADFRPVMDDQLLQTITAAYQRKYPGDSSLARMISAAPTGATIQVLPRKK
- a CDS encoding aldo/keto reductase — protein: MTSTRIALGTWAWGDTSDGQVFGEQFSAEKLQPVADAAMQTGLNLWDTAFAYGSGQSEKLLGEVLRQYPRDSYQLSTKFTPQMAGDGAHEMADMLDGSLKRLGTDYVDIYWIHNPADVEKWTPDLIPLVKSGKVKRVGVSNHNLAQIKRANEILATAGIQISAVQNHFSLLYRSSEEAGILDYCREHHITFFAYMVLEQGVLSGRYNVANPLPTGSMRAAVYNQVLPQVEALTAGLNTVGAKYQASAAEVATAYALAKGTTPIIGVTKPKYIASEAKAASLKLTAEDITTLEDLAAATHVDTKGSWEAPMA
- a CDS encoding LPXTG cell wall anchor domain-containing protein encodes the protein MQKVWHFSLFAIACLIGLFLIGKPVTGEAKVIEGHGTSASETVITDTRGKVHSQTEVLPEASRYYVKYNLSIDNGIKIADGDQMFFYIPANVKVPESETFPMSALGGRSFGNATVTKGSQVGVIVFNSAFSNPMIMRRGFIRLDVVGAGGDGDEEDAPGVEEPGTEEPGEEPYPEEPGTEEPGTEEPGTEEPGEEPYPEEPGTEEPGTEEPGEEPYPEEPGTEEPGEEPYPEEPGTEQPGTEQPGTEEPGEEPYPEEPGTEQPGTEHPSTEVPGTEFPGTEQPGTEAPSVDHPSPEEPGIDVPSTETPSTTHPETTHSETTSPESSYSENPEYAHHISTTTRPEYAHHVATATQSESNASGAMTVTRASQNQTSMTPMQKRDQNTTKPVYAASAQSNTTAGKRAATLPQTNENTNQAWVVLGLGLLVLALVAGSLTVVADKKSHNN
- a CDS encoding energy-coupled thiamine transporter ThiT, which translates into the protein MFQGVLRLLFHTLAGIAFYTSYAPKGQPVWLYSLIYNSLYVIPDTILAIICVLMLTGRLKRVFLR
- a CDS encoding energy-coupled thiamine transporter ThiT, with product MKPKALTETALFSALAIILSYIIIFRAPQGGSISLVMAPILIISLKQGVGPGIFCGVVTGAITFMFGGFFVAPLQVVCDYLLAYGSIGLAGLFSRGFYDSSSTR